The Anoplolepis gracilipes chromosome 5, ASM4749672v1, whole genome shotgun sequence region AATCACGACACATATGCAGACaactaatatttattgaaaatatttgacacTGATAGTACCATTATTAAGTATTCGTGATGACAAAAAAATgtggaaatataatatgtatataaaataaaaaaacaaacgtTAACTCAAAAAGTCAAGCTAGATTCTAACCTCTCCAATGTAACTCCAAACACAAattgaaaaagtaattattttcttatatagatTACATATGAGACAAAAAATGATTAGAaacataaaaagttatgtatCTTTATCGCTAtatgcttttaataaaatgtaagatgTTAATACTTCACACAGATCTAAAATTTCATGACACAACTCACTCACCGACTTACTAACGCGAAAACGGAAAAGGAACGTGGAAAGACCGGAAGTGACACTTTTGGAAGCTGAAATTTCTCTTAcatggaaaaaatattcttcgaCGCTATTCtgtgcaataataattaaattataaataatattcaagaatatttaatactgcaatacgataaaataaatataatttgtaaataaagtaatttataaacagtAGTTTATCTACGGTGGTATTAAAAAATGGTAGCGTACATGGTACTATAATGTGTTTATATTCttgaatataatacaataagtgTATCATTCTGTGTAGTTTTCTTTATACGGAAAGAATCGCATTCTATaatggtacaaaatatatcacgTTCCCTAAAAGTAATGTCTCGATATAGGATACGAAGATTTTTCAGTAATCTTCACCAGCGAACATCACCTGCAGTAGATATATTATcggtaaattcttttatttaaatatttatcattgattttatgcaaagtaattaaatatcaaatttacaaatacGCGTCTATAATAATTACGTTACAGTTTTGGTTTTAGCAAATTCGCGaacataatacaaatttttaatgtatctatatataatcgcATTccacacaaaatatatacattcaaatattacagatattatatttaaaatagaaataaaaatgtattaataaaatgtcatatatCTACCTTGaacattgttatattatttatctaacaaCTCACTGATTTTTAGCATACAGAATGCACATTGCCAGTGAAGCAAGCGATAGAGAATCattggaaaaataaagttaattctCCCAAATGCAGTACTAACAATGacttaaaagataaattttatgttctttCTATGTTTCCATATCCATCTGGTGCTTTACATATGGGTCATGTCAGAGTTTATACAATAAGTGATGTGTTAGCTCGATTTTATAGACTCAAAGGTAGATAGAGATTTTGTAcaagaaacattttattatgtaagatttatattagaaaaacacaaattttttgaaatatatttaacaagacataattatttctccagatgttaaattacaaatgtcaattcaaataattatcttaataaatcttCTTAGgtaaaaatgtaattcatCCTATGGGTTGGGATGCCTTTGGATTACCTGCAGAAAATGCTGCTATCGAAAGAAATATTGATCCTGCTATATGGACAAGAGAAAATATACAGACAATGCATAATCAATTGAAAAAGATGAATTATTCTTTTGATTGGGAAAGAGAATTTGCAACTTGCGatgaagattattataaatggaCACAGGAATTGTTTCTAAAATTGTTTGATAAAGGTTTGGCCtatcaaaaaaaaacttacgTTAATTGGGATCCTATTGATAAGACTGTATTAGCTGAAGAACAGGTTGACTTGAATCAGCGATCTTGGAGGTCTGGTGCAatcgtggaaaaaaaattattaaatcaatggTTTATTAGGACGACAGCTTTTGCAAAGTaagtttaaaaacattatatgtaatgttttagaaaatcaattttattttacttgacTGTGTTATAGATCATTGATGGAAGGTTTAGAGGATCCAAGTTTGAAAGATTGGAGagatatcataaaattacaaaagcaTTGGATAGGTAATTGCAACGGCattaatatcgattttaaaCTGGTATCCAAAATCCCAGACTTTCCAGAAACAATAAACTTATGGACTGACATGCCGGAATTTATAGAGTATGCAAAGTTTGTTGCTATATCTCCTCAAAGTATATTACATCGTGAAGAACATGCATATGATATAGATGTTGGAATAAAAggtttaaatgcaaatataataaatccatTTTCTGGTGAAGAGTTGCCGATTTTTATCACCGATAAAGTGGTTTACCCACCATGGAGAGATACTCGCTTGGGTATACCTTCGGCCTCAATGgacgatttaaaattttcagagTTAGTTGGAATACCATTTACACGGCATTCGATACGCAGCTATGAACAGCAACAGCAAAAGATGTCCGAAATATTCCAGAAAGCTAGAGAATGGAGAATAGGTGGATATCCAGTAAGCTCGAGATTACAAGATTGGTTGATCTCTAGACAAAGATATTGGGGTACGCCTATACCTATTATTCATTGTACAAATTGTGGTATTCAACCAGTACCTCACGATCAACTTCCTGTGACATTACCAAAGATAACCAATTCATCGAATAAAGAATTTTCCATCCATAATGTGAAAGATTGGTTACAAACAGAATGTCCCAAGTGTGGAGGAAAGGCGACTAGGGAAGCTGATACTATGGACACATTTGTAGATAGTAGCTGGTATTTTCTAAGATTTATAGATCCCAAAAATACAAAGGAGATGTTTTCAATAGAAAAAGTAAAGGAAGCTTTTCCTGTGGATCTTTATATAGGTGGAAAAGAACATGGTATAATAACagatcttttaattattaaataaattgaataaatttatattccaacttaatatctataaattttacatgttttagCTGTGCTTCACTTATACTATGCCAGGTTTATGAGTCACTTTTTACATTCAGAAGGTCTTATACCATGCCGAGAGCCATTTAAACAGCTTCTCGTGCAAGGAGTAATAATGggtaaaacatataaaattaaaaatactggCAAATATGTGTCAAAGGAtgagataataaaagaagGAGAACAATATAAGACAAAGGCAACTGATGAACTTGTCTGTATGAATTGGGAAAAGATGTCTAAATCAAAACATAATGGAATTGAACCTTTTGacttattatacaaatatggaATAGATACAActagattattaatattggcTGATGTTGCACCAACATCCACCAGAAATTGGTCAGAAAATAGTaagaatcttaaaaattaattccttaTAACAGAAATTTTGGAATAACATATGATAATTAGAagattaatgtatttattcataatattgcAGCTATTCCTGGTATAAGAAATTGGCAAAATCGCCTTTGGAGCAttgttaaacaatttaaaagtgAACGTGACAATATGTCTTTCGAAGAACTTCAAAGTGAACCTACTAATCCTACATATGTTGAACACGATGCATACATGTTTGACagtcgaaattattttctcaagaGTGTGACATTTAACATAGTAAAATCACAGCAGCTTAGTATAGCAATATCTAGAATGCAAGGCCTTACAAATaggtaaataattaaatattcaattctatatgtaatatcttattattttaatgtatactGAATAAGTTCGAAATTATTACAGTTTACGAAAAGTTAATTTAGAGTGTTTGAGAAAAAGTCGCGAATATGAACGAGCATTAGCTGTTCAAATAATAATGCTTGCCCCATTTACTCCACACTTTGCCTCTGAACTATGGGCTACTTTTTGTATGGTGAAACATCGTCttatagataataatgaaGTAAGTTTAGACAAAGATGTGTTTGAACAAAAATGGCCAGAAATTGATATGGATTATAAACTTGTATTGAATGTTTATGTAAGTacacatatctttttatacatatatatattctattattgaaaatattaaaatattaatatacgtaaaacgtttataaaactttgCACATAAAGttgcttataataaatttgtacttgTGTGTGAAATGTTTTgtttttgtgttatattttatttttaatctgatatatatttacatcataTATTTACAACATATTTTTAGGTGAACaaaagacaatttttaaaattgaagattCCTCGACATACTTTGGACAAAATGACAGCAGAGATGGCATTGGAATATGTAATCCTTGATCCACATTATCAACAGAATTTAgaggataaaaatattatagaactCAATCTTCAATCAGAGAAAGGCTGTGATGCATCATTGTATATAACCatagaaaaacagaaaaaaagtattagaaatACTATTATTACAGATGGAAGATAAgcattataatactttttttaaatacatataaatattgaattaaaattgtattataaaaattaaactatttattatataaaatttatgttttaactaaaaatattcatgaCAACTTGTTGTGTCTATACCTGATATCATATTTTCCTTCATATCCATTATGTGGTatcgtttttaaaaattttatataatcggtAGGAAGATTATTTTCTTGAGCTCCTTTCAATATCATATTTCTGTATAAATCgagacaaaaaatttaataaatattaaagatataattttctaaattatatctttaatatttatattaataaatattaatataatattacacatacaGATATAGTGGCGAAGGTCTCCTCTCTATAGGAAGATCTGCTGGCTTTATGTATTCCTTTGGATTATTACACTGTTGGTATACTCTACAGTTTAGAGTACCATTAGAAGTTTCAACATTTACTGACATcacatgatatatattatcttgaaTACCTTCTTGACAATCTAATGTAGATAAGTTACATTTATCTAATTCCCAGACCACACCCCATACAACTGAATTTTCCGTTTCCACAATTGTTGCTGATGTTCCACACCATTGTTTAGAGTATCTTTGAAAATCCAATCTAAAattctaacaaaaatatatatgtattaaatatataataaatgtaaagcaataaatataaattaaaattttaaaataagatattcaaGTCATTTTTCTAGCTCATTTAAAGtttagaaaagttttaaaaatgtaatctttacgtaatttttacaataaagtatcacaaatatttttatatagttctgaaaagaatcttatatttatacaaatgtttcctagagatttttatttaatttttaaaataagacatattttttttatataattcttattttatcttttttattatctagtatattatatatataaaatatataaatttattattttcatcaaaagttagaaatatcaaatgaatatataaaggtttatatctttttatcttttcttctaaTTACCTTTATATAACCAATATCTTTCATTACTGCGGTTGGATTGTTTAAGTGTATCCTTTTAGCAAGTAAATTGCTTCCATAagcgaaatataaaaatgtacaagacattttacaaagatttattcaatttataattattttttatgcacaaaGTGGTTCACGCACTATACCTCACAttcaattgtattataattatatattatactacttCATCATTCAAAATGAATCTGAGCAACATGTATACGTTACACTTCATTTTTATACGTATGATGTGTATCTACAAATGATAAGATATCTTGTTTGCAAAGTGAttgctaaaaatataactttatgcaAAGAGAAGTGTTGAAAACAAGTAAGCCTCTTAATTTTTCGTCAATATCCGTtcattatatgatatttttttaatttgtcatatAATGATCTATCATGTCACAATTTTAGAGATTGATTTGACGCGCGCTTTTATACGAGCCGATTGCATATGGCGGCGAATACTCGAAGAGGTGTATGTCTGTTTTCGCGAAGCTTTTCGTTGTTTCGTCCAGTTTCATCGTTTTGTGCAACTCGTGTATCTCGACGAATCCGAAGCAGGTACGTGTGATATCATAAAATGCGCAATTTCGATAATTTGCAACATAATGCTGTTAGAATGACAGCAATCTCTTCCTATAACCTTGTAAATTTGCGAAGAAAAGTGCTGCAAGCAAGTATATACACTCGCTGTTTCATATGTCATTTTATAGTCGTTCTTTACTTCATTTTTTCCCGGCCACACTTGCATATTTGATAATACGTTCCTCTCACGTTATTGGAAAATTATCACTCTCCAAATCACTTCTGTCTCTTTACTCTTTTATTTCCTcggtatgaaaaaaaaatgatgtttgTTGTGACATGAAAAACTATGAGATTACGGATACGCAGTCACATCGTTTTgacattcaattaatttctaattgaatattttgagaaaCGCACGCGAAAACAATATGCTTATAAATTAACACTTttagagtttttaaataatttgtcttaataatctcaatatatgataattattcaCTCAGATATATCTGGAATTATGATAAGGATATGCTAATATatgtgcaattttatataaaatttatttaaataatatattcatagaaTTAGTATTTAATGGAAGAatacgattattttattacattatgcataaataaatatatatctgtatataaaacgtgaaaaaaatatcagtaataaatatgattgataatcatcatatttattatactgtgtattttattatacagtataatacttatacaattacatattcAACTTTGTGTTAATACAATATGATTATCcgatctataataataaagctatatattttatgttgcaGATATGCCACCAACAAAAAAGACAGATTTAGACAAGTTAGCATGGGCATGGATAGAAGCCATTAGTCCAGAACAGATTGAAAAAATACACTTAGATACTGCATATAGGATTGGATTaaagaattgtaaaaattgcaagTAAGTCGAGAATGATTCTTTGTCTGTGAAAACAGTTGTATTAATTGTAtcataatactaatattatcacaaatatatatcctAATTAGAACACATTATGTTGTTGTTTCAGACGTAACTGTGCCAATAATCCCCAATGTCTAACAGGTTTAGGAGAAGAAAAGTATATGAAGTCACAACCGGCCGAGATAGTGTCGTTAGAAAGTTCTTTATCTGAGTTACGTGATCCAACCCAATATGTtggtttaaaaaatcttgGTGCTACTTGCTATGTCAATAGTTTAATCCAAATGTGGTTTCATAATGAAGATATGAggtgtgtaatattatataaaactgaatctttatgtatatgtgtaatatattatcttaataaatttaattacaatacacaggagaataatatacaaatgggATATTACGGAAGATCCAGAGGAGAAGGAGACATTGTACCAGGCTAAGAAGACAGGACTACCCTACCATCCAGCAACTGCAGTCGGccaattgcaatatatttttgcaatgatGCAATTCGGAAATCGGAGTCTTCTCGATCCAATGAATCTCGCTGTCGCGTTATCCCTGGATACCAGAACACAGCAGGATGCTCAGGAATTCTCCAAGCTGCTACTGTGCCATATTGAAGGAAAGCTACAACAAAACTCAGAACTGAAGCAGATGCTGCAGAGGCTGACCCAGGGAAAATACAGCTATATCAATTGGTGGGTTTTCTGAAGTGGAAAACAAATGAGAATTGTCCTAAACGATGATGATGCTGATGAATCTTGACGATGAAAACATGGTAGGACACGTTGTTCGCTACGGTGACTGGCGCGACCAACTGATCTGGCAGAGAGAAATGACTTTTTAGTAGATAATCAGAATTTTATGTTTGTTGCAGTTGTTCAACGTGCGGCACCGAGTATCCAACGTCCACCACATTCTACGAATTGGATTTACAACTAGCGGCAACTTTGAAGGAGGCGATAGACAAGTATTTATCAGAAGAACAACTGACGGGGTCGAATCAATATCATTGCGTCACTTGCAATGACAAAAAGGATGCCAGACGATTCATACGATTGGAGTCTCTTCCAGAAACTTTGAACATCCAACTAATGCGTTTCGTCTTTCATAGGTAAATTTTGGATTTTGCAACGAATAACAATCTTTATTTGCTAGATATAGTAGcgcaattttcaattttgacaGAGATTCTGGGCAGAAAAAGAAGTTAAATTCATACATTCAGTTTCCCGAAGATCTCGATATGTCGGAATATGTTAGGTGTCAACCtcaaattcatttatataatcttgtcGCAGTATTAAGTCACAAAGGTCCATCTGCTCATTCTGGACATTAcattgcaaatatatgtaattcaaGTGGAGAGTGGTACCAGTTTAGTGATGATAAAGTGGAAAAAATGCAGAATAAACGGATTGAGGATGGCGTAAAtggtaattaaatattatacaatttaataaaaaaatatcaatgaatTCTGATGCCATAAGAAGATAGAAAAGtcaggtatttttttttctttttgtatagATAATGTAAAACCAATGAAACGTGGACGCGTTCCAAAAGGATTTCTCTCATCCAATACAGCTTATATGttggtttataaaaaattaactacaGATTGTCAAATAAATGCTATGAAGAAAATGAAGTTGAAAAAACCTGATGTCTCCAATGAATCTGTTTACTTAGAAAGACTTACAGTTAAAGATAAATCAGATATTTTAGATGAAACAAAACAGAAAGACAATGATGTACTGTTGTGTCAGGATGAAAGctctaaaaagatattaagcTTAGAATCAGAGAAAATGGAGATTGATAAGACTGAAGTATCTCAAAAGACTGATATGCTTCCTATGGATAAGATTGAAACTGTAGAAACTGTTGTTAATGCGAATGGATATAAAGATAAACTTAATTCTGTGTCTCAACCAATGCAGAATAAGGTTGAATGTTTAAAACAGCCAGTGATAAAAGTTGTTAAACTTGATTATAAACGACTGAATGGTGCTGCACACAGAGCTATGAGTTGTGGAGAACGAGATTTTTACGAAGaagtaacttttttaaaaataaattttttagatatgtgctctaatatattgtaatattttcgattaaataaatacattttcatgtCTACAGATGGAATTTGAGAATTGGCAAGTAAGTAGCACAATGCGTGAACTTGTCAGGCaagaaaatgttaaacatGAATTGAGTTTGTTAGCAGCGCAACAAGAAAaggtaagaaaatataacattgaaataatttcaggattagtaaattcttttatgctCTCATACACTATAttgttcacatttttttttttttcagcaaaaagaaattgaagatCAAAACTCTAAACGGCAACTcgtgatagatatatataacataatccAATCAACAACATTATGGGAAGAATATTATTGGATACCAACTGACTGGTTGTCAAAATGGTTGAATGGACATTCCATTGCAGACAGTGTTCCTCCGATCGATAACTCCATTCTAATGTGCTCGCACTATCGACTCGATCCACTGAAAGTTAGTCGTGCAAAATGTATACCAGTAACAGCTGCTCAAatactttatgataaatatcgaGGAGGCCCGCGATTAGATCAAACATCTTTATGTGAAATTTGCGTAAAAAGACGATGTAAATTATTGCGTTTCAAACTAGCACTTGAACGAGATTATAAAGAAGTTAATGAGCTAATTCGTACATTTAAAGAACCGTaagtattgatttaaattctttacagtttttgctataataaaaaaaagaatgataataacattaatattcataataatcatgtgatgatatttttattgttttagttCTGAGACAAGTTATATAATTGGTACTGATTCATTACGATCATGGCGAAAATTAGCTGTAGAAACGTTTCAAGAAGACATGGAACAAGAGATTGGTGATTGTCAAGATATTCCACAGGAGGAGAGTAAAAATGTGGACAAAGATGGCAATGATTGTTCGAAAGAAGTTgaagaaaacgaagaaaatgaaactattataaatttcaatgaaGATCTACTCTGTGAACATAATTCTCTTAAAACGGCAGACTCCAGTAGAAAAGTGATACCTCAAGAGGCCTGGTCGAttcttcgaaaatattttccgGATTCGAAAGAATATCCTATTGGATCGTCATCCTGTTTAATCTGTGaggtttgtaaaattttatttttgtgaaacaaacgattaaaaaaatatatactttcaaatatatctcattaatttgtCGATGTCTCAGGAGAGGATGGAAAACGcacaaaaagcaaaaaaagatGACAAGATAAAAGCGAAGCAGCAAAAAGATGAACTCATCGACTTATATTATGGACGAaatagaaatgaaattttaaagtgCAACGATTCAAACAGATTATTCTACATCGTGGAGAAAGGCTTTTTGGATAGTTGGCGTTCCTTCATTCGGTGAGTACCTAAATTATATCGTTTATTATACCAATGTGATGAAGATTATGCAATGAAAAGATttgtaattgcatttttttgggagcaaaataatacaatagtcTCGCTCATTCAATTGACTGAATCGcacatataaaaagttaattgcttagaaaaaataaaattttatgtcacaGAATATAGTTCTAGATTCAGACcgaaagtttttattataaagtctgaataaaaatttacaatataatacttttttctcattgacattttattgatacgattaataattttcacattttaaattatctttgtcGGTAATACTGTATACAAATTCCTACGTACATTCGTATGGTGCGATTAAGATGGCACTAGTTGTCTCGAAAATCTCGAATGGACATCGACgcgcaattttaattttctcccACTTCCCGCCACTCACTTTCATTCTTCGACATTTACCGCCAAAGGAAAGAcgttgatatatgtatatcaacaATTACTTTAACGGATTTAGAGTAGCATCAGTGAGTAAAATATACGATaagatacattatttaataaaatttgaatgcTCAAAAGAAAGAtgttaatcataaataatatagattattattgaagtaaaaatattaattaacgaaaaaaattaacctTTTTTTACTCGAAAAACGCTGTAGCAGTGCTATTAAAAAGGTATTCTTTgaatgtaaaagataaattaaagatttgtcatttcttaattgaatattaacaAGATAgagattaattagaaaatatccaacattttaatttgcagttcaatttattatataattatctaccTTTAATCAAACATATCTTGGAgcataaaattagtattagaTTTTTGCTTTAATCTGTACGATTGCGAGAAACTGAAATTCTTGTTCTTGAACTCGTTTCGACCTCGGTGGTCAAAACTGGTTAGGTCATAAATGCGGAAAGGGAGGATAGATATCCAGGATGTATTAACGAGCTTTTCctaattatgagaaaaaattggACCGCGCGATTAAGCTAGGCGGCGGTGGATTCTCTCCTCTTGCTCGTGTGGGTGCGGAGGAAGACCTGCACGGGAAAACTAATTGAAACCGCTTAACGACCCGCCGGCAAATGATACATCGACCCCAACGAAGGGCCACCGGTGTCTTAATATCGTTTCGCCTTCTTCCACGGTCAAGACCGTAAATGCAATTTGGACTCTCGCTCGATCTTCTTCGAGTTTCTACTTTTCTGGCGTCCCTCCCTAATCTACACTTCGTGTGAAAAACATGCTGGAGACACATATCCAAAATATACTCGGCACAAATTTCagctttttcctttctttctatCCGTTGTTGATCAAGTTGATatgttaatcaaaatatattaagccgttacatattttattataaattttaaaattcattattttatgttgcACAATTTGCggattttttagttttatgattaaatagCGATTAAATATAACTTGTTAAACGCAAGAAAAACTTCATCTTgcactaaaatttattatgatggTAGTAGTTATCATACGAATTTTCTTGCCGTAACCTTTTAGCTTTTTTCAATCATAAAACggtattttacaaaattatcaaaattattttttgcctttttttctaacaaaaaaaatgtttcctcTAGACGGATGTAGATTTAGTAAGGAATTTCTTCGAACATGATCTCATGAATACAAGTGAGATCTTTCTGACAATGAAAAAAGATCTTTTAACATCCAGGATGGTATTATCTGTGGACGCTTCCATATTATACATTCTCTCGCGCAGCGCGACACGCTAGTAGCTGGACACTTCGGATTGACAGATTCAAATTCGCCGGGGTTTAAATCTCATGGATTCAGCGGTGTGTAAGCTAAACTGGGATCAACCCTTCTCGCGGATTACGTTTGTCGTGTCACACGCGATTTCGGTATACATATGTAGGGGTATATGAAAACCTCGAAATAAGTGCTCGAATTcccatattaaataaacagtCATAGTAACAAggagaatatatgtatatacatctttCTGTATGATTTAAGCTTATAAAACgttacattttcatataatgcatattattttttaacaggaTGTCTTTAAAATAgaggataataataaaattttaattgattgcGTTTAT contains the following coding sequences:
- the LOC140666393 gene encoding ubiquitin carboxyl-terminal hydrolase 48, with the translated sequence MIYHVTILEIDLTRAFIRADCIWRRILEEVYVCFREAFRCFVQFHRFVQLVYLDESEADMPPTKKTDLDKLAWAWIEAISPEQIEKIHLDTAYRIGLKNCKNCKRNCANNPQCLTGLGEEKYMKSQPAEIVSLESSLSELRDPTQYVGLKNLGATCYVNSLIQMWFHNEDMRRIIYKWDITEDPEEKETLYQAKKTGLPYHPATAVGQLQYIFAMMQFGNRSLLDPMNLAVALSLDTRTQQDAQEFSKLLLCHIEGKLQQNSELKQMLQRLTQGKYSYINCCSTCGTEYPTSTTFYELDLQLAATLKEAIDKYLSEEQLTGSNQYHCVTCNDKKDARRFIRLESLPETLNIQLMRFVFHRDSGQKKKLNSYIQFPEDLDMSEYVRCQPQIHLYNLVAVLSHKGPSAHSGHYIANICNSSGEWYQFSDDKVEKMQNKRIEDGVNDNVKPMKRGRVPKGFLSSNTAYMLVYKKLTTDCQINAMKKMKLKKPDVSNESVYLERLTVKDKSDILDETKQKDNDVLLCQDESSKKILSLESEKMEIDKTEVSQKTDMLPMDKIETVETVVNANGYKDKLNSVSQPMQNKVECLKQPVIKVVKLDYKRLNGAAHRAMSCGERDFYEEMEFENWQVSSTMRELVRQENVKHELSLLAAQQEKQKEIEDQNSKRQLVIDIYNIIQSTTLWEEYYWIPTDWLSKWLNGHSIADSVPPIDNSILMCSHYRLDPLKVSRAKCIPVTAAQILYDKYRGGPRLDQTSLCEICVKRRCKLLRFKLALERDYKEVNELIRTFKEPSETSYIIGTDSLRSWRKLAVETFQEDMEQEIGDCQDIPQEESKNVDKDGNDCSKEVEENEENETIINFNEDLLCEHNSLKTADSSRKVIPQEAWSILRKYFPDSKEYPIGSSSCLICEERMENAQKAKKDDKIKAKQQKDELIDLYYGRNRNEILKCNDSNRLFYIVEKGFLDSWRSFIRYAEVYSRTPPTSIQNASLLCETHKGFLYSPRVNNELYSIVNAEEWPKLMQFYEVDYPIIIKKTDEDYLTNPGLCEACMLARVEQERLESLKYDRATIYIKCIDDNEDPKTENNSEVAAKRPKMENVRPSRTRRKLKGSHELKVSSEITLKELKVMTMQICGAGPYDQHIMLGEHELTDHSQSLASLGIFPGALLTLKIDTPLENETDVESDVHNFESTSPEKGFKGTELVPS
- the Leurs-m gene encoding probable leucine--tRNA ligase, mitochondrial isoform X1, whose translation is MVQNISRSLKVMSRYRIRRFFSNLHQRTSPAVDILSHTECTLPVKQAIENHWKNKVNSPKCSTNNDLKDKFYVLSMFPYPSGALHMGHVRVYTISDVLARFYRLKGKNVIHPMGWDAFGLPAENAAIERNIDPAIWTRENIQTMHNQLKKMNYSFDWEREFATCDEDYYKWTQELFLKLFDKGLAYQKKTYVNWDPIDKTVLAEEQVDLNQRSWRSGAIVEKKLLNQWFIRTTAFAKSLMEGLEDPSLKDWRDIIKLQKHWIGNCNGINIDFKLVSKIPDFPETINLWTDMPEFIEYAKFVAISPQSILHREEHAYDIDVGIKGLNANIINPFSGEELPIFITDKVVYPPWRDTRLGIPSASMDDLKFSELVGIPFTRHSIRSYEQQQQKMSEIFQKAREWRIGGYPVSSRLQDWLISRQRYWGTPIPIIHCTNCGIQPVPHDQLPVTLPKITNSSNKEFSIHNVKDWLQTECPKCGGKATREADTMDTFVDSSWYFLRFIDPKNTKEMFSIEKVKEAFPVDLYIGGKEHAVLHLYYARFMSHFLHSEGLIPCREPFKQLLVQGVIMGKTYKIKNTGKYVSKDEIIKEGEQYKTKATDELVCMNWEKMSKSKHNGIEPFDLLYKYGIDTTRLLILADVAPTSTRNWSENTIPGIRNWQNRLWSIVKQFKSERDNMSFEELQSEPTNPTYVEHDAYMFDSRNYFLKSVTFNIVKSQQLSIAISRMQGLTNSLRKVNLECLRKSREYERALAVQIIMLAPFTPHFASELWATFCMVKHRLIDNNEVSLDKDVFEQKWPEIDMDYKLVLNVYVNKRQFLKLKIPRHTLDKMTAEMALEYVILDPHYQQNLEDKNIIELNLQSEKGCDASLYITIEKQKKSIRNTIITDGR
- the Leurs-m gene encoding probable leucine--tRNA ligase, mitochondrial isoform X2, yielding MGWDAFGLPAENAAIERNIDPAIWTRENIQTMHNQLKKMNYSFDWEREFATCDEDYYKWTQELFLKLFDKGLAYQKKTYVNWDPIDKTVLAEEQVDLNQRSWRSGAIVEKKLLNQWFIRTTAFAKSLMEGLEDPSLKDWRDIIKLQKHWIGNCNGINIDFKLVSKIPDFPETINLWTDMPEFIEYAKFVAISPQSILHREEHAYDIDVGIKGLNANIINPFSGEELPIFITDKVVYPPWRDTRLGIPSASMDDLKFSELVGIPFTRHSIRSYEQQQQKMSEIFQKAREWRIGGYPVSSRLQDWLISRQRYWGTPIPIIHCTNCGIQPVPHDQLPVTLPKITNSSNKEFSIHNVKDWLQTECPKCGGKATREADTMDTFVDSSWYFLRFIDPKNTKEMFSIEKVKEAFPVDLYIGGKEHAVLHLYYARFMSHFLHSEGLIPCREPFKQLLVQGVIMGKTYKIKNTGKYVSKDEIIKEGEQYKTKATDELVCMNWEKMSKSKHNGIEPFDLLYKYGIDTTRLLILADVAPTSTRNWSENTIPGIRNWQNRLWSIVKQFKSERDNMSFEELQSEPTNPTYVEHDAYMFDSRNYFLKSVTFNIVKSQQLSIAISRMQGLTNSLRKVNLECLRKSREYERALAVQIIMLAPFTPHFASELWATFCMVKHRLIDNNEVSLDKDVFEQKWPEIDMDYKLVLNVYVNKRQFLKLKIPRHTLDKMTAEMALEYVILDPHYQQNLEDKNIIELNLQSEKGCDASLYITIEKQKKSIRNTIITDGR
- the LOC140666396 gene encoding gamma-glutamylcyclotransferase, which codes for MSCTFLYFAYGSNLLAKRIHLNNPTAVMKDIGYIKNFRLDFQRYSKQWCGTSATIVETENSVVWGVVWELDKCNLSTLDCQEGIQDNIYHVMSVNVETSNGTLNCRVYQQCNNPKEYIKPADLPIERRPSPLYLNMILKGAQENNLPTDYIKFLKTIPHNGYEGKYDISLSLIED